From the Nitrobacter hamburgensis X14 genome, one window contains:
- a CDS encoding NUDIX hydrolase has protein sequence MLNVHLLQSEPRVTLGAAAPTIGPDIEARVGEIWQREKELRSHDLYNGRLFSVDYCDAKTIVGWISEYRYFLAQRREPSLHAALKIKPLAVTGILSCSDGVLFGRRSGRSEMDAGCWELVPSGGVDDAAVGSAGQVSLERCILIELEEETGIGASELSAHSRAVALVEDPQSHVIDVGIMLAIASSTAQIQRRFAALENREYSELEIVAPAELRAFRRNRADSLGAVSAALLDTLMQPGLCSGFLSSAFELAQDKTYKNLK, from the coding sequence ATGCTGAATGTTCACCTGCTTCAGTCGGAGCCGAGAGTAACGCTGGGAGCGGCAGCGCCAACCATCGGCCCAGACATCGAGGCGCGCGTGGGCGAAATCTGGCAGCGCGAAAAAGAGCTGCGCTCCCACGATCTCTACAACGGGCGATTGTTCAGCGTCGATTATTGCGATGCCAAAACGATCGTTGGCTGGATTTCGGAATACCGCTACTTCCTCGCACAACGGCGCGAGCCGAGCCTTCATGCCGCGCTGAAGATCAAACCGCTCGCCGTCACAGGTATCCTATCTTGTTCGGATGGCGTTTTATTCGGCCGGCGCAGCGGTCGCTCGGAGATGGACGCCGGGTGCTGGGAGCTGGTGCCGTCAGGCGGCGTTGACGACGCGGCAGTCGGGTCGGCCGGACAGGTGAGCCTCGAACGATGCATTCTGATCGAGCTCGAGGAAGAAACCGGCATCGGAGCGTCCGAGCTGTCGGCGCATTCCAGAGCCGTTGCGCTCGTCGAGGATCCGCAAAGCCACGTCATCGACGTCGGAATCATGCTCGCGATCGCCTCATCGACCGCGCAAATCCAGCGCCGCTTCGCGGCGCTTGAGAATCGTGAATATTCTGAACTTGAAATCGTTGCACCCGCCGAGTTGCGGGCGTTTCGGCGCAACCGGGCTGATTCGTTGGGCGCTGTTTCCGCCGCCCTTTTGGATACTCTGATGCAACCCGGCTTGTGCTCCGGCTTCCTGAGCAGCGCCTTTGAACTCGCGCAGGACAAAACCTATAAGAACTTGAAATAA
- a CDS encoding HAD family hydrolase produces the protein MPEADASPLHSGLFLDLDGTLADSLTALKNVYRSFLASFGASGDEVEFQRLNGPPLGVIIERLRMAHKLPGTPADLLQKYSAMVSQAQQSARPAAGAYELLAHARTCGLKIAVVTSSPKLSAQRWLAFGGLADKIDDVVGGDEVSAGKPAAEPYIRALRRLNCSAALSHAVEDSRIGAMSAVAAGLKTWALAPPNDRAGWPGQVVFIERLTDLLGRIPAC, from the coding sequence ATGCCGGAAGCTGACGCCAGCCCGCTCCACAGCGGCCTATTTCTGGATCTTGACGGCACGCTCGCTGACAGCCTGACGGCGCTGAAAAACGTCTACCGTTCCTTCCTCGCCTCCTTCGGCGCGAGCGGCGACGAGGTCGAGTTTCAGCGGCTCAACGGACCGCCGCTTGGCGTGATTATCGAACGGCTGAGGATGGCTCACAAGCTGCCCGGAACACCGGCCGATCTCCTGCAAAAATACTCAGCCATGGTGTCGCAGGCGCAGCAAAGCGCGCGTCCCGCTGCCGGCGCATATGAATTGCTAGCGCACGCCCGGACGTGCGGGTTGAAGATCGCCGTAGTTACGTCGTCGCCCAAATTGTCCGCGCAAAGATGGCTCGCATTCGGAGGGCTCGCCGACAAGATCGACGATGTCGTCGGCGGCGATGAGGTAAGCGCAGGCAAGCCCGCTGCCGAACCCTACATCAGGGCATTGAGGCGGCTGAATTGCTCGGCCGCCCTGTCGCATGCCGTCGAGGATTCCCGCATCGGCGCGATGTCGGCAGTTGCCGCGGGGCTCAAAACGTGGGCATTGGCGCCGCCGAACGATCGCGCCGGGTGGCCCGGTCAGGTCGTGTTCATCGAACGTCTCACCGATCTCCTTGGAAGAATACCGGCATGCTGA